The Thermodesulfobacteriota bacterium genome includes a window with the following:
- a CDS encoding Crp/Fnr family transcriptional regulator, with protein sequence MGGCVCETMAGAGAALHPRCFGEVWLFDGAPPEAWESIAGELVRRKFQPGELLFRQGEPAESMYLLKMGSVKLWKVAEDGRELILDLRSAGDLLGESVFIEKGQYPVSATCLGPTLTCGLSRTLFERLVVDHPQVGLAVIRNLSGRIDYLTGKLGALSEPALEDRLYQVLNMVARQVGSRVPGGWDLAFPLTHEEIGFLVGAHRVSITRALRKLKDSGRVRSRGRYLFVADGQEAG encoded by the coding sequence ATGGGCGGCTGCGTCTGCGAGACCATGGCGGGAGCCGGGGCCGCCCTCCACCCCCGCTGCTTCGGGGAGGTGTGGCTCTTCGACGGCGCGCCGCCCGAGGCGTGGGAGTCTATCGCGGGGGAGCTCGTACGACGCAAATTTCAGCCGGGCGAGCTCCTTTTCCGCCAGGGGGAGCCGGCCGAGAGCATGTACCTCCTCAAGATGGGCTCGGTGAAGCTCTGGAAGGTCGCGGAGGACGGCCGCGAGCTCATCCTCGACCTCCGGAGCGCGGGAGACCTCCTGGGCGAAAGTGTGTTCATCGAAAAGGGGCAGTACCCCGTGAGTGCCACCTGCCTCGGCCCCACCCTCACCTGCGGCCTGAGCCGCACGCTCTTCGAGCGGCTGGTGGTAGACCATCCCCAGGTCGGGCTCGCGGTGATCCGCAATCTCTCGGGGCGCATCGACTACCTGACGGGGAAGCTCGGCGCCCTCTCCGAGCCGGCGCTCGAAGACCGGCTCTACCAGGTGCTGAACATGGTGGCCCGCCAGGTGGGCTCGCGGGTGCCCGGCGGGTGGGATCTGGCGTTCCCTCTCACCCACGAGGAGATCGGGTTCCTCGTGGGTGCGCACCGGGTGAGCATCACCCGGGCGCTCAGGAAGCTCAAGGACAGCGGGAGGGTGCGCTCCCGCGGCAGGTACCTCTTCGTGGCGGACGGGCAGGAGGCCGGCTGA
- a CDS encoding DUF1638 domain-containing protein → MELVGCGIFRTEVEAMRDGSEGAAVWLSPGLHVEDSRLEAALRGALEGRCGVACLFGARCHPDLGGLVEGIGAHLPGKDCISAFLGDEERRLLESRKAFVMTPGWLRHWREIFVEGLHWDEADARQNFGFYETIALLDFGLEPIDELAVLEFFEYTGKPVEILPATLSRFRTQLDELLERASQRVA, encoded by the coding sequence GGCCATGCGCGACGGATCGGAAGGGGCCGCCGTCTGGCTCTCGCCGGGCCTCCATGTGGAGGATTCACGACTCGAAGCGGCGCTGCGAGGCGCCCTCGAAGGGCGATGCGGCGTGGCGTGTCTCTTCGGCGCCCGGTGCCACCCCGATCTCGGCGGGCTGGTGGAGGGGATCGGAGCGCACCTGCCCGGCAAGGACTGTATCTCGGCGTTTCTCGGGGACGAGGAACGCCGGCTCCTGGAGTCGAGGAAGGCCTTTGTCATGACGCCCGGGTGGCTGCGGCACTGGCGGGAGATCTTCGTCGAGGGGCTGCATTGGGACGAGGCGGACGCGCGCCAGAATTTCGGGTTCTACGAGACCATCGCGCTTCTCGACTTTGGACTGGAGCCGATCGACGAGCTTGCCGTCCTGGAGTTCTTCGAGTACACGGGAAAGCCCGTCGAGATCTTGCCGGCCACCCTCAGCCGCTTCCGAACCCAACTCGACGAGCTCCTGGAACGCGCCTCCCAGCGCGTTGCCTGA